The Mangifera indica cultivar Alphonso chromosome 8, CATAS_Mindica_2.1, whole genome shotgun sequence genome has a window encoding:
- the LOC123224005 gene encoding uncharacterized protein LOC123224005, with product MHYILDEQDALEAVNQVMDEPQLAEGQNPNNAQHRRNMDAYNSWKKKDSTARGILISSMNDDIAYQYEQFKTANAMWVALTEKFRGTTVSKLRQLTIKFDTYKKVPNKPMKQHLREMPNMIIELKKAGHDLTDEQQVQVVIRSLPDSWEHMKVNMTHNDNIRTFDDIARHLELEAERLESAGLNAQAYVAESSSKKFSG from the coding sequence atgcactatatcctagatgaacagGATGCCTTGGAAGCTGTTAATCAGGTTATGGATGAGCCCCAACTGGCTGAGGGGCAGAATCCTAATAATGCCCAACATAGGCGTAATATGGACGCTTATAAttcctggaaaaagaaagattcgacTGCCAGAGGAATACTCATcagctcaatgaatgatgatattgcttatcagTATGAGCAATTTAAAACTGCAAATGCTATGTGGGTAGCATTGACAGAAAAGTTTAGAGGAACGACCGTCTCTAAACTGCGGCAGTTGACCATTAAGTTCGACACATATAAGAAAGTTCCCAATAAGCCAATGAAGCAACATCTGAGGGAAATGCCGAACATGATAATTGAGCTGAAGAAAGCTGGGCATGATTTGACTGATGAACAGCAAGTGCAAGTTGTTATACGATCTCTTCCTGATAGTTGGGAGCATATGAAAGTGAACATGACCCATAATGACAATATCAggacttttgatgatattgctcGCCATCTTGAACTAGAAGCTGAGCGCCTAGAGTCTGCTGGACTAAATGCTCAAGCATATGTTGCTGAGTCTAGTTCGAAGAAATTTTCTGGCTAG